In Spirosoma pollinicola, the genomic window ATCGAATGCCCTCCCAATTCAAAAAAATCATGATCAATGCCAACCTCATCGGTATCCAATACGCTTGTCCAGATGGCATGAATAAGCTTCTCCCTATCCGTAACGGGCTCCCCGTTTACGCCTTTTTTTGCCAGCAGGGAATCAGGTTTGGGCAGGGCCTTTCGATCAATCTTTCCATTCGGTGTAATTGGCAGTTGATCCAGACGCATAAACTCTGTGGGCACCATATACTCGGGAAGCACATCTCTCAGTTTCGTACGCCAGATCGGCACTTGTGCTACAAAAGCTCCGTTTATGAGCGGTGGGGCAGTTACCAGATAGGCAACCAATCGCTGGTCGCCGGGGCGATCTTCACGAGCCATGACAACAGCATCCTTAATGCCGCCATGTGTTACCAGCGCATGCTCAATTTCACCCAGTTCGATCCGATACCCTCTAATCTTTACCTGCTGATCAATGCGGCCCAGGCAATGTATCTCACCATTGGGCATAAACTTGCCAAGGTCGCCCGTGCGGTACATCTGGCGGTTTGGCAAGCTGGCAAATGGGTTGGGAACAAATTTCTCCCGCGTCAGTTCCGGTCGGTTCAGGTACCCACGAGCTACGCCATCACCGGCAATATAAATTTCACCAACAATACCTTCTGGTAGTGGATTCAGGTGTTCGTCCAGAATGTACACCTGCGTATTGTGAATAGGTCGCCCAATCGTAATTAGCTCATCGGTGGCTAAAATCTGCTTCCCTGTCGAATAGATGGTTGTTTCTGTTGGGCCATACATATTCCACAGCGTGTCGCAGCGTGCCACCAGTTTCTGTGCCAGGTCTTTCGACATGGGTTCGCCACAGCAGAGTGCTTTCAACTTGAAGCGCTGTTCCCAGCCAGCGGCCAGCATCAGTTTATAGGTGGCCGGTGTTGCCTGGATAATCGTTATAGTTTGCTCGGGTATTACCTCCAGTAAAGAACGTCCGTCCCGGGTCGTTTCGGTATCGGCCAGCACAAGCGTAGCCCCAACTAACAGGGGCAAAAACAGTTCAAGCCCGGCAATATCGAACGAGACAGTTGTTACGGCCAACAATACATCATCTGGTGTTATACCCGGCATGTTTATCATGCTGAAAAGCAGATTAACCAAATTATGGTGTTCGATCAATACGCCTTTCGGCTGGCCGGTTGAGCCGGATGTATACAGTACATACGCCAGATCATCGCCCGTAACAACGGCTATAGGCGTCTCTTTCGAATACGTATCCAACTCAGTCAATAGAGTCTCGATGAGCAGTACCGAAGTCTGGCTTATCAACTCACCAGCAGCATAGTAACCTGTTAAGCTCCCTCCATGATATTTCTTCGATGTGATGAGCATACTAGCCGATGAATCGGCCAGCATGAAGGCAATCCGGTCATGCGGGTACTCCGGATCAATAGGCACATAAGCAGCGCCTGCTTTTAAAATCGCCAGGAGTGTCATGATCATCTCCGGCGACCGGTCCAGTACAACCCCAACGATATGCCCCGCTCCAATACCCTGCCGCTGTATGGCATGAGCTATACGATTAGCCGTTTCGTCCAGCTCCTGGTAGCGTATTGACCGTCCGTTAAATACCAGCGCTACTTTATCCGAATACGTGCTTGCCGTTTGTGTCAATAAGTCGTGTAAGGCTGTTTTATCAGGGTAATTGGCTTGCGTGGCGTTCCAGGCAGCCAGCTTTCCGTATTGCTCAACTGTGTCTGTTAACAGAATCTTGTCAAGACGAATATCTGGAGTTGCTACGACCTCTTTTAACAGTCGTTCAAACTCGGCCATCATCCGATCAATACTGGTCTGTTTGAAGAGCTGTGTGTTATAAGACCATTCAAACGTAAGCGAAGCATCCTGAGCTGACGAAGAACCGCTAATGTTCAAGAATAAGTCGACAGCCCCGTATTTTCGGGGATTACTAATGAGCCGGTAATCAAGCCCTGCGAACGAAACACCATCATCGAGACCCAGATCCACGTTAAAAATAACGGGTACCATCGGCACTCGGGCGGGATCTCGGGTGATGGGCAGTTTCTTGAGCAGGCTGCTAAAAGTTAATTCCTGATGCTCGTAAGCATCGAGAACAGCTTCCTGCCGCTGTTGTAGAAATTGATAAAAAGGTAGTTCTGGCCGGGGAAAGCTCCGCAGTGGCAGCAGATTTATACAATGTCCTACCAGCCGAATCTGACCAGAAACAGATTGACCTGCCGTTGGCAAACCAAGAATGATGTCCTGTTGCCCGGTAATCCGATGTAGCAGGACGTCAAAGGAAGTGAGCAGGGTCGTCACAAAACTACATCCGGCCTTTTGACCCAATTGCTTCACATCTAATGCCAACGTTTCATCCAGTGAATAATCCTGACGAGCAATGGCATAGGTCCGTAAGGCGGGCCGGGGAAAATCGGTTGGCAAGTCAAGCACGGGTATCGTTCCCTGGTATTGATCGAGCCAGAATTTCTCTACTTTCGCATGCTCCTCCCCTGCTAAAAGCTGATGTTGTTTGTAAGCATATTGGCTATACCGTGGCGCTTCGGCCAGCGTATGAGGCAGATTTTGCGAATAAGCGGAATATAGTTGCCCTAAATCCTGTAGTACTATACCGAGCGACCAGCCATCACAGATAATATGATGAGCCGTTATAGTGAAGTGGTGCTGTGTATCGGACAAGCGGATAAGTCCTGCTTTGGCCAGAGGGCCAGTCAACAGATCAAATACATGCAGCGCATCCTGCGTAATGTAAGCGTCAATGACCTGTGCTTTTTCGGCATCATTTTTATCAGAACAGTCCTGATAAGACATAGTGTCAGCATACTCGCCTAAAATACACATCTGCTTGCCATCAGCACTAAAAGCAGTGTGTAATGATTCGTGCCGCATGACCAACTCCTGCCATGAACGCTCTAGTGCCAGTCGGTTCAACGGACCAGTGAAACGAAGAG contains:
- a CDS encoding non-ribosomal peptide synthetase, giving the protein MTGSTTKVKLIDVDFDPFGGPGIVRLAPATAPQMEIWAACQFGGNDANRAFNESVSLRFTGPLNRLALERSWQELVMRHESLHTAFSADGKQMCILGEYADTMSYQDCSDKNDAEKAQVIDAYITQDALHVFDLLTGPLAKAGLIRLSDTQHHFTITAHHIICDGWSLGIVLQDLGQLYSAYSQNLPHTLAEAPRYSQYAYKQHQLLAGEEHAKVEKFWLDQYQGTIPVLDLPTDFPRPALRTYAIARQDYSLDETLALDVKQLGQKAGCSFVTTLLTSFDVLLHRITGQQDIILGLPTAGQSVSGQIRLVGHCINLLPLRSFPRPELPFYQFLQQRQEAVLDAYEHQELTFSSLLKKLPITRDPARVPMVPVIFNVDLGLDDGVSFAGLDYRLISNPRKYGAVDLFLNISGSSSAQDASLTFEWSYNTQLFKQTSIDRMMAEFERLLKEVVATPDIRLDKILLTDTVEQYGKLAAWNATQANYPDKTALHDLLTQTASTYSDKVALVFNGRSIRYQELDETANRIAHAIQRQGIGAGHIVGVVLDRSPEMIMTLLAILKAGAAYVPIDPEYPHDRIAFMLADSSASMLITSKKYHGGSLTGYYAAGELISQTSVLLIETLLTELDTYSKETPIAVVTGDDLAYVLYTSGSTGQPKGVLIEHHNLVNLLFSMINMPGITPDDVLLAVTTVSFDIAGLELFLPLLVGATLVLADTETTRDGRSLLEVIPEQTITIIQATPATYKLMLAAGWEQRFKLKALCCGEPMSKDLAQKLVARCDTLWNMYGPTETTIYSTGKQILATDELITIGRPIHNTQVYILDEHLNPLPEGIVGEIYIAGDGVARGYLNRPELTREKFVPNPFASLPNRQMYRTGDLGKFMPNGEIHCLGRIDQQVKIRGYRIELGEIEHALVTHGGIKDAVVMAREDRPGDQRLVAYLVTAPPLINGAFVAQVPIWRTKLRDVLPEYMVPTEFMRLDQLPITPNGKIDRKALPKPDSLLAKKGVNGEPVTDREKLIHAIWTSVLDTDEVGIDHDFFELGGHSMIAVQMMVRLEKETGRRLPLSTLLIYPTIRRLAQFFEADKQPIAWKSLVPIKPTGTKMPVYIIHGIGLNLLNFSSLIAYMDTEQPIYGLQALGLDGTDEPLDNMEAIAAHYLTEVLDQNPDGPYAIAGYSFGGYVALEMARQLKEMGKDVKMLAMFDTNAQESDTHVNQSLLTRFGRKILRQFPKAVWFTRSFIQHPVLALQHQKRYIKRQLKSLLQLGGLHVADQPAVQFDHLQRIMEKHEIAFHAYSMKSYDGIIDLFKAKHRIYFVDDSKYLGWKKYALKGVRVHDVPGDHEKMLLPPNDKVFAETLQRALDES